A single genomic interval of Polaribacter vadi harbors:
- a CDS encoding DUF5004 domain-containing protein codes for MTKNRIISFVILITGLFSCANNQAPKKQLIGKWTMTKVYDGEKDITNKMNPKNNRWIKFNRNGSFESDGDPHGYNDGNWELDPEKLILFLDSKLEGDDSEWKIAFDGNTTIWTGIGTPRQERFKLIHKKIE; via the coding sequence ATGACTAAAAATAGAATTATTTCTTTTGTAATTTTGATAACAGGATTATTTTCATGTGCAAACAATCAAGCTCCAAAGAAGCAACTGATAGGCAAATGGACAATGACCAAGGTTTATGATGGTGAAAAGGATATAACCAATAAAATGAACCCAAAAAATAATAGGTGGATCAAATTTAACAGAAATGGCTCATTTGAAAGCGATGGTGATCCCCATGGATATAATGATGGAAACTGGGAATTAGATCCAGAAAAGTTAATTTTATTTTTAGACAGCAAATTAGAAGGTGATGATAGTGAGTGGAAAATAGCTTTCGATGGCAATACAACCATTTGGACAGGCATAGGCACTCCACGACAAGAACGATTTAAGCTGATACATAAAAAAATAGAGTAA
- a CDS encoding serine hydrolase domain-containing protein has translation MKKILISIFLVIQFISIIGCQQKKGKASLITTQNNNPKIDSLFKAHYLQNLFHGGVVITQKGKTLYENYLGVADRSWNILIKKDVKFDIASVNKSMIAALVLKAVEEGKLRLDDKLVDLLSGFSYEGSFHSEITLHHMLSHSSGLPNYNNIDKKLRKNNFLTFKRLRFTNESYINFISKIKPVSKPDHQFYYSNFAYHLISIILEQTYKKPFGKILQEKLTLPLGLKNTISESKNEVVISQIAKAYNYQEETGKWHQNLFMDLSLGRRIFSTASDLNRWGQVMDNPGWLTKESLNLMKQNQQKEINKKYSYGYGWVVFDGENKSEMGNLEISQPYIIHGGSTEGYKAMLININNGKYVISFLSNIGNKTQEMQLAQKIVNILIKK, from the coding sequence ATGAAGAAAATATTAATTAGTATATTTTTGGTAATTCAATTCATTTCAATTATCGGATGCCAGCAAAAAAAAGGCAAGGCATCTCTTATTACGACACAAAATAACAATCCAAAAATAGACTCTCTTTTCAAAGCACATTATTTACAGAATCTATTTCATGGAGGAGTAGTAATTACTCAAAAAGGTAAGACGCTTTATGAGAACTACTTGGGTGTAGCAGATAGGAGTTGGAATATTCTCATTAAAAAAGATGTAAAGTTCGATATCGCTTCTGTAAATAAATCTATGATAGCCGCTCTTGTTCTAAAAGCTGTAGAAGAAGGAAAGTTGAGATTGGACGATAAATTGGTAGATTTACTTTCAGGCTTTTCTTACGAAGGAAGTTTTCATTCTGAAATCACACTACATCATATGCTGAGCCATAGTTCAGGTTTACCCAATTATAATAATATAGATAAAAAACTACGGAAAAACAATTTTTTAACCTTTAAGCGCTTACGGTTTACCAATGAATCATATATCAATTTCATCAGTAAAATTAAACCCGTAAGCAAGCCTGACCATCAGTTTTATTACAGTAATTTTGCCTATCATTTAATATCCATCATATTAGAGCAAACTTACAAAAAGCCTTTTGGTAAAATATTGCAGGAAAAATTAACACTTCCCTTGGGATTAAAGAACACAATTTCTGAAAGCAAAAATGAAGTCGTTATTTCACAAATAGCTAAAGCTTACAACTACCAAGAAGAAACTGGGAAATGGCATCAAAATCTATTCATGGACTTAAGTCTTGGTAGACGGATATTTTCTACTGCCTCAGACCTAAACAGATGGGGACAAGTAATGGATAACCCCGGTTGGCTAACAAAAGAATCCCTAAACCTAATGAAGCAAAATCAACAAAAAGAAATAAATAAAAAATATAGTTATGGCTACGGATGGGTAGTCTTTGATGGAGAAAACAAAAGTGAAATGGGCAATTTAGAAATTTCGCAACCCTACATTATTCATGGTGGTAGTACAGAAGGGTATAAAGCCATGCTAATTAATATCAATAACGGTAAATACGTAATAAGTTTCTTAAGTAATATAGGAAACAAAACTCAAGAAATGCAATTAGCACAAAAAATAGTCAATATTTTAATTAAAAAATGA
- a CDS encoding LytR/AlgR family response regulator transcription factor translates to MIIEFQQIRNFFIKKNRISKHFSVFLGLISGISVFYFLYFLDAYGIQKGVSYSGHSHFYRSMSFGVLTFVYLTIFETWLKPKWTTNRYIHTFLWYLGLLILGIQFIFILFNFFWNWQEWNIEAYSLIIKEFPLMMLLPLSFYLILKTKLKSVEGSYLSFQSVNGKDQLKVKIQDFLFAKSSENYITISYTSKNNSKTHLIRKPLKVLEQELKSNTEIERTHRSYLVNKNNIQSIKQFKSKVCLEINGENIPVSKKFQQQFLR, encoded by the coding sequence ATGATTATAGAATTTCAACAAATAAGAAATTTCTTTATTAAAAAAAATCGAATTTCCAAGCACTTTTCAGTATTTCTTGGTCTTATTTCAGGTATTTCTGTATTCTATTTCCTATACTTTTTAGACGCATATGGTATCCAAAAAGGAGTATCTTATTCAGGACATTCTCACTTTTATAGAAGTATGAGTTTTGGTGTTTTAACTTTTGTATACCTTACTATTTTCGAAACTTGGCTTAAACCCAAGTGGACTACTAATCGTTATATTCATACTTTTTTATGGTATTTAGGTTTACTAATTCTCGGAATTCAATTCATTTTTATACTGTTTAATTTTTTTTGGAATTGGCAGGAATGGAATATTGAAGCATACTCGCTCATAATTAAAGAGTTTCCCCTTATGATGCTGTTGCCTTTGTCTTTTTACTTAATCCTCAAAACAAAACTAAAAAGCGTAGAAGGAAGCTACTTATCCTTTCAATCTGTAAATGGTAAAGATCAATTAAAAGTTAAGATTCAAGATTTCCTGTTTGCTAAGTCTTCTGAAAACTATATCACTATTTCATATACCTCAAAAAATAATAGCAAAACACATCTCATCCGAAAGCCGCTAAAAGTCTTAGAGCAAGAACTAAAATCTAATACTGAAATTGAAAGAACACACAGAAGTTATTTGGTGAATAAGAACAACATTCAATCAATAAAACAATTCAAAAGCAAAGTGTGTTTAGAGATTAACGGAGAAAACATCCCAGTCTCAAAAAAATTTCAACAACAGTTCCTCCGTTAA
- a CDS encoding DUF4287 domain-containing protein, with amino-acid sequence MDNALQTMIDNMPEKTGKSLSEWKKVLKTKSFPKHSEAVNFLKKEHNVTHGFANTIVALSKEENKTPTDLVQNQYEGKENLLPIYQSLLTLVKEFGKDVTITPKKTSVSIIRKKQFALIKPATKTRIDLGLKFKDKPTTDRLENSGPFGTMCTHRVKLSNVSEIDSELKKWLKEAYQNAE; translated from the coding sequence ATGGACAATGCACTACAAACAATGATTGACAATATGCCTGAAAAAACAGGCAAGTCTTTGAGCGAATGGAAAAAAGTTTTGAAAACTAAATCTTTTCCAAAGCATTCAGAAGCTGTAAATTTTCTAAAAAAAGAACACAATGTTACGCACGGATTTGCCAACACAATTGTGGCATTATCAAAAGAAGAAAATAAAACGCCAACCGACCTTGTTCAAAATCAATACGAGGGAAAAGAAAATTTACTTCCGATTTACCAAAGTCTTTTAACTTTGGTCAAAGAGTTTGGCAAAGATGTAACAATCACGCCAAAAAAGACAAGCGTTAGCATAATCAGAAAAAAGCAGTTTGCATTAATAAAACCTGCAACAAAAACAAGAATTGATTTAGGATTAAAATTTAAGGACAAACCGACAACAGACAGACTTGAAAATTCGGGACCATTTGGAACAATGTGTACACACAGAGTTAAGTTATCGAATGTCAGCGAAATTGATAGCGAACTAAAAAAATGGTTAAAGGAAGCCTATCAAAATGCGGAATAA
- a CDS encoding SRPBCC family protein, with protein MKNILIILFVIFLTSFAFGQEKRVVSTIDSTKTPELVLIQEFTVNSPIDSVWNAYTTKKGWESWAVPLAEIDLKVGGFIKTNYNKTGIIGDSTTIVTHIINYVPKKLITLQAEITDNFPEFMKKEEKDFYNVIYFDETEKGKTSVKSYGIGYKHNPKYLSLMEYFIPANEKLLMNLILYLETDANSKKE; from the coding sequence ATGAAAAACATACTGATTATCCTTTTTGTAATCTTTTTGACATCCTTCGCATTCGGACAAGAAAAAAGAGTGGTATCAACAATTGATTCAACCAAAACACCAGAGTTAGTTTTAATTCAAGAATTTACAGTCAATTCACCAATCGATTCTGTTTGGAATGCTTACACAACGAAAAAAGGTTGGGAAAGTTGGGCAGTTCCTCTCGCAGAAATTGATTTAAAAGTTGGTGGTTTTATAAAAACCAATTACAACAAAACAGGAATAATTGGTGATAGCACAACAATCGTAACACATATTATTAATTACGTTCCCAAGAAGTTGATTACACTTCAAGCAGAGATAACTGACAATTTTCCTGAATTCATGAAAAAAGAGGAAAAAGACTTTTATAATGTAATCTACTTTGACGAAACCGAAAAAGGAAAGACCAGTGTAAAATCATACGGAATTGGATATAAGCACAACCCTAAATATCTTTCGCTAATGGAATATTTCATACCTGCTAACGAAAAGTTATTAATGAACTTAATTTTGTATTTAGAAACAGACGCTAATTCAAAAAAGGAATAA
- a CDS encoding helix-turn-helix transcriptional regulator — MIKELRAKENLTQIELAQKVGVRRETIVFLEKGKYNPSLKLAHDISKVFKMRIEEVFILE, encoded by the coding sequence ATGATTAAGGAACTTCGTGCCAAGGAGAATTTGACGCAAATTGAACTCGCTCAAAAAGTTGGAGTACGCCGAGAAACTATTGTTTTTCTCGAGAAGGGAAAATATAATCCTTCCCTTAAATTGGCACATGATATATCAAAGGTATTCAAAATGAGAATTGAAGAGGTTTTTATTTTGGAATAA